A single region of the Plasmodium reichenowi strain SY57 chromosome 9, whole genome shotgun sequence genome encodes:
- a CDS encoding U2 small nuclear ribonucleoprotein B'', putative, whose product MDVADIPPNQTLYVNNLEDKINVNDLRFLLYEFFCPYGNIIDINIKKSNKGRGQAFIVFNNIASSTLAYKNLKGKMFLKKNININYAKTKSTIIQKIEGTYNPLLNYKSKHHIEHKSNLICTLLVQNLPEEINKNALEILFNQYPGFYEVRYIPGKNIAFVDFTAQEHAEISMTGLQNFKITPHHPMKISWVT is encoded by the coding sequence ATGGATGTTGCGGATATTCCACCCAACCAAACCCTTTACGTAAATAATTTGGAAGATAAGATTAATGTAAATGACCTCCGATTTTTGTTATACGAATTTTTTTGTCCTTATGGAAATATTATagatattaatataaaaaaaagcaaTAAAGGTAGAGGTCAAGcatttattgtttttaataatatagcTTCTTCTACCTTAGCTTATAAAAATCTTAAGGGAAAAATGTTTCTCAAAAAAAACATCAATATTAATTATGCAAAAACAAAATCAACTATAATCCAAAAAATTGAAGGTACATATAATcctttattaaattataaatcTAAACATCATATAGAACATAAATCGAATCTAATCTGTACTTTATTAGTTCAGAATCTACCAGAggaaattaataaaaatgcTTTAGAAATCTTGTTTAATCAATATCCAGGTTTTTATGAAGTCAGATATATACCTGGAAAAAATATTGCCTTTGTTGATTTCACAGCACAGGAACATGCAGAAATTTCCATGACAGGATtacaaaattttaaaataacCCCACATCATCCGATGAAAATATCATGGGTCACATGA